Proteins encoded within one genomic window of Acidobacteriota bacterium:
- a CDS encoding DUF4412 domain-containing protein: MIYSARKLLTMWVWIGLVVITGVACNQENKSGFTMKGPVDLTKIPRTFQAKMQVQYEIGIQTVRPDVVTIARKEGNVRAEVTRDGRKVIQILNEAKKKLYLISPAEKKYIELPYSPETTAQLKSQVSPFEEIYTDPKIKVEDGGIETLLGYDCQKVRVIQEKGAGKQIVTLWCAKKLQNFPIRIAGDNPGRKGTFSFVELSFDVPDSLFDPPADYTLETASPAAPPAVPAPNPAELAGPPPAKSATEKK; this comes from the coding sequence ATGATTTATTCTGCACGAAAACTGCTCACGATGTGGGTATGGATTGGACTCGTTGTCATTACCGGTGTGGCCTGTAATCAAGAAAACAAATCAGGCTTTACCATGAAGGGACCGGTTGATTTGACCAAAATTCCCAGAACCTTTCAGGCCAAAATGCAGGTCCAGTATGAAATTGGGATTCAAACGGTCCGGCCTGATGTGGTGACGATTGCTCGTAAGGAAGGGAATGTTCGGGCTGAAGTCACTCGGGATGGGAGAAAGGTAATTCAAATTTTAAATGAGGCGAAAAAGAAACTGTATCTCATCAGTCCCGCTGAAAAAAAATACATTGAATTGCCCTATAGCCCGGAAACAACCGCACAATTAAAATCCCAGGTTTCTCCGTTTGAGGAAATTTACACCGACCCAAAGATAAAAGTTGAAGATGGGGGGATTGAGACGCTGCTGGGATATGATTGCCAAAAGGTTCGGGTGATTCAGGAAAAAGGCGCCGGGAAACAAATCGTCACGCTCTGGTGTGCCAAGAAACTGCAGAATTTCCCAATTCGGATTGCTGGTGACAACCCTGGCCGAAAAGGCACCTTTTCATTTGTCGAGTTGAGTTTTGATGTGCCGGATTCACTGTTTGACCCGCCGGCAGACTACACGCTTGAAACCGCCTCGCCTGCGGCGCCACCTGCGGTTCCAGCCCCAAACCCAGCCGAACTGGCCGGACCTCCACCTGCTAAGTCAGCAACTGAAAAGAAATGA
- the prfB gene encoding peptide chain release factor 2 (programmed frameshift), with translation MLELDELSRTFSDLKSRISHLRRFLDPDSKRVILDKLEAQISAPDFWNDQEQAQKILKQRSRTEEAVHQAERFDRTVADVEVLFEFAAEDESSYTELSSTLTKLAQEVEAVEAKMLMSGPNDANNAIVRIQSGAGGTDAQDWAEMLLRMYVRWCERRGFKVEVVDLQPGKEAGLTSATFTVDGEYAYGLLSCESGVHRLVRISPFASGASRETSFASVFVYPELNDDIEIEVNDSDLRVDTYRSSGAGGQHVNVTDSAVRLTHLPTGIVVSCQNQRSQHQNREVAMRVLKSRLYELELEKRREESAKLEASKRDISFGSQIRNYVMQPYRLVKDTRTKFEVGDVDSVLDGDIDGFIKEFLIFRANPDRDGASAGDD, from the exons ATGCTTGAGCTCGATGAGCTTTCTCGAACTTTTTCTGACTTAAAATCCCGGATTTCTCATTTGCGGAGGTTTCTT GACCCGGATAGCAAGCGTGTGATCCTGGATAAACTTGAAGCGCAGATCAGCGCTCCGGACTTCTGGAACGATCAGGAGCAGGCCCAAAAAATCCTGAAGCAGCGCAGTCGAACCGAAGAAGCTGTCCATCAGGCCGAACGATTTGACCGCACTGTGGCTGATGTCGAAGTCCTCTTTGAATTTGCAGCCGAAGACGAAAGCTCGTACACCGAACTTTCCTCAACCCTGACGAAGCTGGCTCAGGAGGTTGAAGCCGTCGAAGCCAAAATGTTGATGTCTGGCCCCAATGATGCCAACAACGCCATTGTCCGCATTCAATCGGGTGCGGGTGGGACAGATGCTCAGGATTGGGCTGAAATGCTCTTGCGGATGTATGTGCGCTGGTGTGAGCGACGGGGCTTCAAGGTCGAAGTGGTGGATCTTCAACCAGGCAAGGAAGCCGGATTGACGTCGGCAACCTTCACCGTTGACGGCGAATATGCCTATGGGCTGCTGTCGTGTGAATCGGGTGTTCATCGCCTGGTTCGTATCTCACCATTTGCCTCTGGCGCCAGTCGGGAAACAAGTTTTGCTTCGGTGTTTGTCTATCCGGAACTCAATGACGATATCGAAATCGAAGTCAATGACAGTGATCTCCGGGTGGATACCTATCGGTCATCCGGTGCTGGCGGCCAGCATGTGAACGTGACCGATTCGGCGGTGCGATTGACCCACCTGCCAACGGGCATTGTGGTCAGTTGCCAGAATCAGCGATCACAACACCAGAACCGCGAAGTCGCCATGCGCGTGCTCAAATCGCGCCTGTATGAACTCGAACTCGAAAAGCGGCGGGAAGAGAGTGCCAAACTCGAAGCTTCCAAACGCGATATATCCTTTGGATCCCAAATCCGCAACTACGTGATGCAGCCTTATCGGCTGGTCAAAGACACCCGCACCAAATTTGAAGTGGGCGACGTTGACTCAGTGCTTGACGGAGATATTGATGGGTTTATCAAGGAATTTCTGATTTTTCGTGCCAATCCGGACCGCGATGGGGCCAGCGCCGGAGACGACTAG
- a CDS encoding DUF87 domain-containing protein, whose product MALMFMTDFSPRDFFRQTLRLNALAEWWTQWKARRQERKALLSAGTSSEVSSRAPEAQLLNLAEAQPAPGKPAAAQAKVKKPTLRPVSKEEGLSEGDVLKELYGDLKTDVGSGHQMPKPQPVRPTTPEFEPILTPPPQAAQSSQAPAEVKPEPAPQTPASSRKPKHISSLNDVVRAEPVGAPPNFAVPSTGDFDTPGSATRRLLREKLKQKQQQNLQTFTDEPVQPVFEPPPTPTPRRPTGGSDTRQLIAEAKAAAEARQAAEARQAADVRPVFDPTPVPKAKPDPEIEKMVGSAHIVRHQTGEHRRDTLERAKSSMMAPATPKPPPSMTLGFGGKPGASGYQKPSILMLEMPPPRQEQADAELWDRARLLAEKCREFNVTGKIENIHPGPVVTTFEFKPDPGVKYSRVANLTDDLCLAMKAVSVRIDRLPGKSTIGIEIPNLKREVIFLREVVESDDYERKHRDSGFSPLMIALGKTIEGNPYASDLAKMPHLLIAGSTGSGKSVMVNALICSLLLQATPSDVKMILVDPKRVELGLYEGIPHLLTKIIVDPKCAANALNWAVREMETRYKQLANFGVRNISQFNNEICGSGDVARFGLDEPPAKLPYLVIVIDELADLMMVASSEVETAITRLAQMARAVGIHLVVATQRPSVDVITGLIKANFPARMSFRVSSKVDSRTILDANGAEGLLGQGDMLFLPPGTSRLERIHGSYVSEAEINRIVDHVKAQGQPQYNDSIQRSEDEGEGGENSLGERDELYDDAMRIIVQMGRASTSVLQRRLSIGYGRAAKILDMMEIEGYVGPSEGSKPREVKRIAVEYVEMLDGHRLNGDD is encoded by the coding sequence ATGGCGCTTATGTTTATGACCGATTTTTCTCCGCGCGATTTCTTCCGCCAGACACTGCGGTTGAACGCTCTGGCTGAATGGTGGACCCAGTGGAAAGCCCGCCGCCAGGAGCGGAAAGCGTTGCTTTCCGCTGGTACCTCATCAGAAGTCAGTTCACGTGCACCAGAAGCCCAGCTCCTAAATCTGGCTGAAGCGCAGCCTGCCCCTGGCAAACCGGCAGCCGCACAAGCCAAAGTGAAGAAACCCACCCTCCGCCCTGTGTCAAAAGAAGAGGGTTTGAGCGAAGGCGATGTTCTCAAAGAGTTGTATGGTGATTTGAAAACTGATGTGGGCAGTGGTCATCAGATGCCGAAACCCCAGCCAGTTCGTCCGACAACTCCGGAATTCGAACCGATTCTCACGCCTCCGCCCCAGGCTGCTCAATCAAGTCAAGCGCCAGCCGAGGTCAAACCAGAGCCTGCCCCCCAGACACCGGCTTCAAGTCGCAAGCCGAAGCATATTTCTTCATTAAATGACGTGGTTCGAGCCGAGCCAGTGGGTGCACCGCCGAATTTTGCCGTTCCGTCAACTGGGGATTTTGACACGCCCGGTTCCGCAACTCGTCGGTTGTTGCGTGAAAAGCTGAAGCAGAAGCAACAGCAGAATTTGCAAACTTTCACGGATGAACCCGTCCAGCCAGTCTTTGAGCCGCCACCAACGCCAACGCCACGCCGTCCAACCGGTGGGTCTGATACACGGCAACTGATTGCCGAAGCCAAAGCTGCCGCCGAAGCTCGCCAGGCGGCTGAAGCCCGTCAAGCCGCCGACGTCCGCCCAGTATTTGACCCAACACCAGTCCCAAAGGCCAAGCCGGACCCTGAAATCGAAAAAATGGTTGGTTCGGCACATATTGTGCGCCACCAAACCGGTGAACACCGGCGTGACACGTTGGAGCGAGCCAAATCCTCGATGATGGCACCTGCCACGCCAAAACCACCACCATCAATGACCCTTGGATTTGGTGGCAAGCCCGGAGCCTCTGGATATCAAAAGCCTTCGATCCTGATGCTCGAAATGCCCCCGCCACGCCAGGAACAGGCGGACGCTGAACTGTGGGATCGTGCCCGGTTACTGGCTGAAAAATGTCGTGAATTCAATGTCACTGGGAAGATTGAAAATATTCATCCAGGCCCGGTGGTGACCACCTTTGAATTCAAACCCGACCCAGGCGTGAAATATAGCCGGGTGGCCAATTTGACGGACGACCTGTGTCTGGCCATGAAAGCCGTGTCGGTCCGAATTGACCGGCTCCCAGGCAAGTCAACGATTGGGATTGAAATTCCTAACCTGAAGCGGGAAGTGATTTTCTTGCGTGAAGTGGTTGAGTCAGATGACTATGAGCGAAAGCATCGGGACTCGGGCTTTTCGCCCTTGATGATTGCGCTTGGAAAAACAATTGAAGGCAATCCATACGCCAGTGATTTGGCCAAAATGCCCCATTTGTTGATTGCCGGTTCGACCGGTTCCGGGAAATCGGTGATGGTCAATGCGCTGATTTGCTCGCTGTTGCTCCAGGCCACGCCTTCGGATGTAAAAATGATCCTGGTTGATCCAAAACGGGTAGAACTTGGGCTCTATGAAGGCATTCCGCACCTGTTGACCAAAATCATCGTGGACCCGAAATGTGCGGCGAACGCACTCAACTGGGCGGTTCGGGAAATGGAAACCCGGTACAAACAACTGGCGAATTTCGGGGTGCGCAATATCAGCCAGTTCAACAATGAAATCTGCGGCTCCGGCGATGTCGCCCGATTTGGGCTGGATGAACCACCCGCCAAATTGCCCTATCTCGTGATTGTGATTGACGAACTGGCCGACCTGATGATGGTGGCTTCATCCGAAGTGGAAACCGCGATTACCCGACTGGCCCAAATGGCCCGTGCCGTTGGAATCCACCTCGTGGTGGCTACCCAGCGACCGTCAGTGGATGTCATCACCGGGTTGATCAAAGCCAATTTTCCGGCTCGGATGTCATTCCGGGTCTCGTCAAAAGTTGACTCGCGGACAATTCTTGATGCCAACGGGGCGGAAGGGTTACTTGGGCAAGGCGATATGCTGTTCCTCCCGCCGGGAACCTCTCGATTGGAACGCATCCACGGGTCCTATGTCAGTGAAGCCGAAATCAATCGGATTGTTGATCATGTCAAAGCGCAGGGGCAGCCTCAGTACAATGACAGCATTCAGCGCTCGGAAGATGAAGGCGAAGGCGGTGAAAACAGCCTGGGCGAACGCGATGAACTCTATGACGATGCCATGCGGATTATTGTCCAGATGGGACGGGCATCAACTTCGGTGCTCCAACGCCGGTTGAGCATTGGCTATGGTCGGGCGGCGAAAATCCTCGATATGATGGAAATTGAAGGCTACGTTGGGCCGTCTGAAGGCAGCAAACCTCGTGAAGTCAAACGCATTGCCGTTGAGTATGTCGAGATGCTCGACGGTCATCGGCTCAATGGAGACGACTAA
- a CDS encoding polyprenyl synthetase family protein has translation MELSLETYFTLRREEINACLERLMPSTSTPPTRLHEAMRYSVFAGGKRLRPLLVIAAGEAFEGNLNYLLPTGCAFEMLHTYSLIHDDLPAMDNDDLRRGMPTCHKQFDEATAILAGDALLTWAFQVLAEMEVPPALIERKIRVIAELAQAGGTVNGMIGGQMADIQAEGQPIDADMLAYIHRSKTGALIRAAVVCGGHMAGTTEDEIRILGRYGECIGLAFQIADDILDVTSTSEALGKTPGKDVAAGKATYPALFGLDASRQKAREVVDEAVDLVAPLGRRTDILVQLARFIVDRPS, from the coding sequence ATGGAACTTTCACTTGAAACTTATTTCACGCTCCGCCGAGAGGAGATCAATGCCTGTTTAGAGCGATTGATGCCTTCGACCAGCACTCCCCCCACCCGATTGCACGAGGCCATGCGATATAGTGTGTTTGCCGGTGGCAAACGGCTGCGTCCCTTGCTGGTCATCGCTGCCGGCGAAGCGTTCGAAGGGAATTTAAACTATTTGCTTCCAACGGGTTGTGCCTTTGAGATGCTGCATACCTATTCGCTCATCCACGACGACCTGCCCGCCATGGACAACGATGATCTGCGCCGTGGAATGCCAACCTGCCACAAACAATTTGACGAAGCCACGGCCATTCTGGCTGGAGATGCGTTGTTGACCTGGGCGTTTCAGGTGCTGGCCGAAATGGAGGTCCCGCCAGCCTTGATCGAGCGGAAAATTCGGGTCATTGCTGAACTGGCACAGGCCGGAGGGACGGTCAACGGGATGATTGGCGGTCAGATGGCTGACATCCAGGCTGAAGGCCAACCTATAGATGCCGATATGCTGGCCTACATCCATCGCTCCAAGACTGGTGCCCTGATTCGGGCGGCAGTTGTGTGCGGTGGTCATATGGCGGGCACAACCGAAGATGAAATCCGCATCCTGGGCCGGTATGGAGAGTGCATCGGGCTGGCATTTCAAATTGCTGATGATATTCTCGACGTTACTTCAACCTCCGAAGCTCTTGGAAAAACGCCGGGGAAAGACGTCGCCGCTGGAAAAGCCACCTACCCGGCACTGTTCGGACTTGACGCTTCACGTCAAAAAGCACGCGAGGTGGTTGACGAAGCCGTTGACCTGGTCGCTCCACTGGGACGGAGAACCGATATTTTAGTTCAACTCGCCCGGTTTATCGTTGACCGCCCTTCCTGA